The proteins below come from a single Salinilacihabitans rarus genomic window:
- a CDS encoding DUF7318 family protein: protein MSSSGSTYGDVHRYEPPRESTAAAIAIVLLTLVQIVFVALFVYGLASNWALSSVDGGTGNMFLGFLLAAIFLNLGFILLLYRKEFLPDVMIVKKRRRKWEDIYVREEDVEGRRLADEAGAGALDVLKRAIYPYYKR from the coding sequence ATGTCATCGTCAGGAAGCACCTACGGCGACGTCCACCGGTACGAACCGCCGCGGGAGAGCACGGCCGCAGCGATCGCGATCGTCCTGCTGACGCTCGTCCAGATCGTCTTCGTCGCGCTGTTCGTCTACGGGCTGGCGTCGAACTGGGCGCTGTCCAGCGTCGACGGCGGTACGGGCAACATGTTCCTCGGGTTCCTGCTCGCGGCGATCTTCCTCAACCTCGGGTTCATCCTGTTGCTGTACCGCAAGGAGTTCCTCCCGGACGTGATGATCGTCAAGAAGCGTCGGCGCAAGTGGGAGGACATCTACGTCCGCGAGGAGGACGTCGAGGGCCGACGTCTCGCCGACGAGGCCGGCGCCGGCGCGTTGGACGTCCTCAAGCGCGCGATCTACCCCTACTACAAGCGATAA
- a CDS encoding Rieske 2Fe-2S domain-containing protein → MADDKYPTDSDRRRFVKGVVGGAALSGVLTVGAAAVSSATDPTEAGGGIMEYRSAVRDLGPAPRGLPQIPIEIDDDGYLQGLWPEPETVTAGGQEVVVSETEIAGTEYTTEWYQYCGVQTFEGIAPDADGQDAYFRYPEALPTSEYPWMEEVEGREQINVEQFADYEQWGNEVGDTGVGKPAVATWRSQDVPPEETVPVIIIRSTQVEEAAQEDEWLAETCPQGFIAYLNKCTHFCCVPGYKRLDEAAEYNAENKIYCNCHQSVYDPFNNEPDTFVSLPRPEGE, encoded by the coding sequence ATGGCAGACGACAAGTACCCGACCGACTCGGATCGACGCCGGTTCGTCAAGGGCGTCGTCGGCGGCGCAGCCCTCTCGGGGGTGCTCACCGTCGGCGCGGCGGCCGTGAGCTCCGCGACCGACCCGACGGAGGCCGGCGGCGGGATCATGGAGTACCGCAGCGCCGTCAGGGACCTCGGCCCCGCGCCCCGGGGGCTCCCGCAGATCCCGATCGAGATCGACGACGACGGCTACCTCCAGGGGCTCTGGCCCGAACCGGAGACGGTGACCGCGGGCGGTCAGGAGGTCGTGGTCTCCGAGACCGAGATCGCGGGCACGGAGTACACGACCGAGTGGTACCAGTACTGTGGCGTCCAGACCTTCGAGGGGATCGCCCCCGACGCCGACGGTCAGGACGCGTACTTCCGGTACCCCGAGGCGCTGCCGACCAGCGAGTACCCGTGGATGGAGGAGGTCGAGGGTCGCGAGCAGATCAACGTCGAGCAGTTCGCCGACTACGAGCAGTGGGGCAACGAGGTCGGCGACACCGGGGTCGGCAAGCCCGCCGTGGCGACCTGGCGCTCGCAGGACGTCCCGCCGGAGGAGACGGTGCCGGTCATCATCATCCGGAGCACGCAGGTCGAGGAGGCCGCCCAGGAGGACGAGTGGCTCGCCGAGACCTGTCCACAGGGTTTCATCGCCTACCTCAACAAGTGTACGCACTTCTGTTGCGTGCCGGGCTACAAGCGCCTCGACGAGGCCGCGGAGTACAACGCCGAGAACAAGATCTACTGCAACTGCCACCAGTCGGTCTACGACCCGTTCAACAACGAACCGGACACGTTCGTCTCCTTACCGCGACCGGAGGGCGAGTGA
- a CDS encoding cytochrome b produces MSLKPRDEYDHRGWIEEKDLTPVERTYLATLIWLDRRLRLVDYLELLEDAYYKVNLQMPKSHTEQYNLDNKFWYWYPLYALGFFSILAYVVASVTGALLGFYYAPSTAGETPVAYETLTAIMMDLNFGFMLRSIHRWSAQVMTAAVFLHMLRVYFVGGYKEPRELNWLIGVALLGLTVLFGYTGYLLPWNQLAFWAGQIGVEMALSVPIVGEWSAQLLFGGFSLGQPTLQRMYILHVFVLPFVVTALIAIHVGLVWMQGIAEPH; encoded by the coding sequence ATGAGCCTGAAACCGCGAGACGAGTACGACCACCGGGGCTGGATCGAGGAGAAGGACCTCACGCCGGTCGAGCGGACGTACCTCGCGACGCTGATCTGGCTCGACCGTCGGCTCCGGCTGGTCGACTACCTCGAACTGCTGGAGGACGCCTACTACAAGGTCAACCTCCAGATGCCCAAGAGCCACACCGAGCAGTACAACCTCGACAACAAGTTCTGGTACTGGTACCCCCTGTACGCGCTCGGGTTCTTCTCGATACTCGCCTACGTCGTGGCGTCGGTGACCGGCGCGCTGCTGGGCTTTTACTACGCGCCGTCGACGGCCGGCGAGACGCCGGTGGCCTACGAGACGCTGACCGCGATCATGATGGACCTCAACTTCGGGTTCATGCTCCGGAGCATCCACCGCTGGTCGGCGCAGGTGATGACCGCGGCGGTGTTCCTGCACATGCTGCGGGTCTACTTCGTCGGCGGCTACAAGGAGCCCCGCGAACTCAACTGGCTGATCGGCGTCGCCCTGCTCGGGCTGACGGTGCTGTTTGGCTACACCGGCTACCTGCTGCCGTGGAACCAGCTTGCGTTCTGGGCCGGCCAGATCGGCGTCGAGATGGCGCTGTCGGTCCCGATCGTCGGCGAGTGGTCCGCCCAGCTACTGTTCGGCGGCTTCAGCCTCGGACAGCCCACCCTCCAGCGGATGTACATCCTGCACGTGTTCGTCCTGCCGTTCGTGGTGACGGCGCTGATCGCCATCCATGTCGGCCTCGTCTGGATGCAGGGCATCGCGGAACCGCACTGA
- a CDS encoding DUF7315 family membrane protein codes for MSRSTRFTSTDANADASAPDRPNANANANADDATDGPRSGAAGRREVVVPLRLYKTVTVFSTLVAVGAVLSGFVVLDRATESAGAAPSDVNVALALLGVAAIALGAATYAFSTRFRTDGMAPEGADGGDRGG; via the coding sequence ATGTCGAGATCGACACGCTTCACGTCCACGGACGCGAACGCCGACGCCTCGGCGCCCGACCGCCCGAACGCGAACGCGAACGCGAACGCGGACGACGCGACCGACGGCCCGCGGTCCGGAGCGGCCGGCCGCCGCGAGGTCGTCGTCCCCCTGCGGCTGTACAAGACCGTCACCGTCTTCTCGACGCTCGTCGCCGTCGGGGCCGTCCTGAGCGGGTTCGTCGTCCTCGACCGCGCGACCGAGAGCGCCGGCGCCGCACCCTCGGACGTGAACGTCGCGCTGGCGCTGCTCGGCGTCGCCGCCATCGCCCTCGGCGCGGCGACTTACGCCTTCTCGACGCGGTTCAGGACCGACGGGATGGCACCCGAGGGCGCGGACGGAGGTGATCGCGGTGGCTGA
- a CDS encoding DUF7314 family protein, which produces MADEFVKGFAILTGGLLIWLMFASWFNTPDFYGEQLIGPDPENPDTYTQLALVVRDVALYFAILGALTFWVIIPAGRRARGYYADR; this is translated from the coding sequence GTGGCTGACGAGTTCGTCAAGGGCTTTGCCATCCTCACCGGCGGCCTGCTGATCTGGCTGATGTTCGCAAGCTGGTTCAACACGCCGGACTTCTACGGCGAGCAACTCATCGGCCCCGACCCGGAGAACCCCGACACGTACACGCAACTCGCGCTCGTGGTGCGGGACGTCGCGCTCTACTTCGCGATTCTGGGGGCGCTGACGTTCTGGGTGATCATCCCCGCCGGCCGCCGCGCCCGCGGCTACTACGCGGACCGCTAG
- a CDS encoding DUF7313 family protein — protein MVEPALFGPVDVLGTELVGDVVLIEVILLVLVVANLLVRAVAYRGYVATAREEGADAVSRSLPLEATTFLIVLGGFYYITVHLHGGVVFTTLALGVFVADFFEFEARLVEARTDKPFERPKGAITLSMLAFLYIAYQSLFFLVRPLWETVV, from the coding sequence ATGGTCGAGCCAGCGCTGTTCGGCCCGGTCGACGTCCTCGGCACCGAACTCGTGGGGGACGTGGTGCTCATCGAGGTGATTCTGCTGGTTCTCGTGGTCGCCAACCTCCTCGTCCGGGCGGTCGCCTACCGCGGCTACGTCGCCACGGCCCGCGAGGAGGGCGCCGACGCCGTCAGCCGGAGCCTCCCGCTCGAAGCGACGACGTTCCTGATCGTCCTCGGGGGCTTTTACTACATCACGGTCCACCTCCACGGCGGCGTCGTCTTCACGACGCTGGCGCTGGGGGTGTTCGTCGCGGACTTCTTCGAGTTCGAGGCCCGTCTCGTCGAGGCACGCACCGACAAGCCCTTCGAGCGCCCGAAGGGGGCGATTACCCTCTCGATGCTCGCTTTCCTCTATATCGCCTACCAGTCGCTGTTCTTCCTCGTCCGGCCGCTCTGGGAGACCGTCGTCTAG
- a CDS encoding NAD(+)/NADH kinase codes for MERAAWTAGDAPLVGVVDPARSADEPAHGEAGLANVESVVADRGGESVVGGVPEVLAADPTAIVAVGESALSALADADPDAPVLPVDAGAGLGSVPPERAATAVDAALAGEAVERRRPVLGVEASDGRDAGGRALFDVSLFTDEPARISEYAVYSRGERVAQFRADGVVVATPAGTHGYAGAANAPQVAPTVEAVAVVPVAPFVTRTRRWVLPDDDLALSVERDEGDVALAADGRVLETLAPKTRVSIAASGSLSTLALLDRE; via the coding sequence ATGGAGCGCGCCGCGTGGACGGCGGGCGACGCGCCGCTGGTCGGCGTCGTCGATCCCGCACGGTCGGCCGACGAACCCGCCCACGGCGAGGCGGGCCTCGCGAACGTCGAGTCGGTAGTCGCCGACCGCGGCGGCGAGAGCGTCGTCGGCGGCGTCCCCGAGGTGCTCGCGGCCGACCCGACGGCGATCGTCGCCGTCGGCGAGTCGGCACTCTCTGCGCTCGCGGACGCGGATCCCGACGCGCCCGTCCTCCCGGTCGACGCGGGGGCGGGCCTCGGATCGGTACCCCCCGAGCGCGCGGCCACGGCGGTCGACGCCGCCCTCGCGGGCGAGGCGGTCGAACGCCGGCGGCCGGTGCTCGGGGTCGAGGCGAGCGACGGTCGCGACGCCGGTGGGCGCGCACTGTTCGACGTCTCGCTTTTCACCGACGAGCCCGCGCGCATCTCCGAGTACGCCGTCTACAGCCGCGGCGAGCGCGTCGCGCAGTTTCGCGCCGACGGCGTCGTCGTGGCGACGCCGGCCGGCACCCACGGCTACGCGGGCGCCGCCAACGCGCCGCAGGTCGCCCCGACGGTCGAGGCCGTCGCCGTCGTCCCCGTCGCGCCGTTCGTCACCCGGACGCGCCGGTGGGTCCTCCCCGACGACGACCTCGCGCTGTCGGTCGAACGCGACGAGGGCGACGTCGCGCTCGCGGCCGACGGCCGCGTACTGGAGACCCTCGCGCCGAAGACGCGGGTCTCGATCGCCGCGTCCGGATCGCTGTCGACGCTCGCGTTGCTCGACCGCGAGTAA
- a CDS encoding M28 family peptidase, whose protein sequence is MVTWIGETFTSDVGWDHLERLVDVGDRMAGNEGEREAAELTRDALHEVGARDARLETFPIQGWARGDSAVVADGLDLDCIALPRSPAGAVEGELVDLGYGLPETFAETDVEGKVVVVRSDIPSYYDRYVHRREKYYHAVEGGAAAFVYRNHVEGCLPPTGSVGTDEDPIGEIPAVGVSAEVGARLVRRFEGEAVEVSVDAEIHGAESQNVHAELGPDTDERVLVTSHVDAHDIAEGALDNGAGTAMVVEIANALATREDELDTRVEFVAYGAEEVGLVGSGYHAETTDHDTIEAILNSDGVVRGRTLSLTTHGFDALEEAANDVAERHGHPIETIPRMGPHSDHWPFVQWGVPGYHATSTSDEVGRGWGHTAADTLDKLEKRDLREQAILLTDLAVLLAGDEVRPEHRDPEEIAAALEDEDLAEGMKITGDWPYDG, encoded by the coding sequence ATGGTTACGTGGATCGGCGAGACCTTCACCAGCGACGTCGGATGGGACCACCTCGAACGACTCGTCGACGTCGGCGATCGGATGGCAGGAAACGAGGGCGAACGCGAGGCCGCGGAACTGACCCGCGACGCCCTGCACGAGGTCGGCGCGCGGGACGCACGCCTCGAGACGTTCCCGATACAGGGGTGGGCACGCGGCGACAGCGCCGTCGTCGCCGACGGCCTCGACCTCGACTGCATCGCGCTGCCGCGAAGCCCCGCGGGGGCCGTCGAAGGCGAGTTGGTCGACCTCGGCTACGGGCTGCCGGAGACGTTCGCGGAGACCGACGTCGAGGGGAAGGTCGTCGTCGTCCGCAGCGACATCCCGTCGTACTACGACCGCTACGTCCACCGCCGGGAGAAGTACTACCACGCCGTCGAGGGCGGCGCGGCCGCGTTCGTCTACCGCAACCACGTCGAGGGCTGTCTCCCGCCGACGGGTAGCGTCGGCACCGACGAGGACCCCATCGGCGAGATCCCCGCTGTCGGCGTCTCCGCGGAGGTCGGCGCGCGCCTCGTCCGGCGGTTCGAGGGCGAGGCGGTCGAGGTCTCCGTCGACGCCGAGATTCACGGGGCGGAGAGTCAGAACGTCCACGCGGAACTCGGCCCCGACACCGACGAGCGCGTGCTCGTGACGAGCCACGTCGACGCCCACGACATCGCCGAGGGGGCGCTGGACAACGGCGCCGGCACCGCGATGGTCGTCGAGATCGCGAACGCGCTCGCGACCCGGGAGGACGAACTCGACACCCGCGTCGAGTTCGTCGCCTACGGCGCCGAGGAGGTCGGCCTCGTCGGCTCCGGCTACCACGCCGAGACGACCGACCACGATACGATTGAAGCGATCCTCAACAGCGACGGCGTCGTCCGCGGGCGGACGCTCTCGCTGACGACCCACGGCTTCGACGCCCTCGAAGAGGCCGCGAACGACGTCGCCGAGCGCCACGGCCACCCGATCGAGACGATCCCCCGGATGGGACCTCACAGCGACCACTGGCCGTTCGTCCAGTGGGGCGTCCCCGGCTACCACGCGACGAGCACCTCCGACGAGGTCGGCCGTGGCTGGGGCCACACCGCCGCCGACACGCTCGACAAACTCGAGAAACGCGACCTCCGCGAGCAGGCGATCCTGCTGACCGACCTCGCGGTCCTGCTCGCAGGCGACGAGGTGCGTCCCGAGCACCGCGACCCCGAGGAGATCGCCGCGGCCCTCGAGGACGAGGACCTCGCCGAGGGGATGAAGATCACCGGCGACTGGCCCTACGACGGGTGA
- the pdhA gene encoding pyruvate dehydrogenase (acetyl-transferring) E1 component subunit alpha, with translation MSSPADDIVRVVPSDGDPDARSTDVPEADLLRCYETQVLARTFDEKAISLHRQGRIGTYAPMRGQEGAQVGAALALCETDYLFPTYRDHAMYLARGLPPAAVVRHLLGRGNYVDRWEADVAERTFPITIPIATQLPHAVGVGMAADYAGDDCVALASLGDGATSEGDFHEALNVAGVFEAPAVFFCQNNGWAISVPRERQTASATIAGKAEAYGIEGVRVDGNDPVAVYDVVREAIERARDGGGPTLIEAVTYRKGPHTTTDDPSRYRDEDEPEEWPDPIERTRTYLERTVGWTDADDEALRERARTAVEEAVEAAEAEADPDPATLFDHVHSDGHPRYERQRERLPEAPRSLDG, from the coding sequence ATGTCGAGCCCGGCAGACGATATCGTGCGGGTGGTACCGTCCGACGGCGATCCGGACGCGCGGTCGACCGACGTTCCGGAGGCGGACCTGCTCCGGTGTTACGAGACGCAGGTCCTCGCGCGGACGTTCGACGAGAAGGCGATCAGCCTCCACCGGCAGGGCCGGATCGGCACGTACGCGCCGATGCGGGGCCAGGAGGGCGCACAGGTGGGCGCGGCGCTCGCGCTGTGCGAGACCGACTACCTCTTTCCCACCTACCGCGACCACGCGATGTACCTCGCGCGGGGGCTTCCACCGGCCGCTGTCGTCCGCCACCTGCTGGGGCGGGGCAACTACGTCGACCGGTGGGAGGCGGACGTCGCGGAGCGTACGTTCCCGATCACGATTCCGATCGCGACCCAGCTCCCCCACGCCGTCGGCGTCGGGATGGCCGCCGACTACGCCGGCGACGACTGCGTGGCCCTCGCCAGCCTCGGCGACGGCGCCACCTCGGAGGGCGACTTCCACGAGGCGTTGAACGTCGCGGGCGTCTTCGAGGCGCCCGCGGTGTTCTTCTGTCAGAACAACGGCTGGGCCATCTCGGTGCCCCGGGAGCGCCAGACCGCGAGCGCGACCATCGCCGGGAAGGCCGAGGCCTACGGCATCGAGGGCGTCCGCGTCGACGGCAACGACCCCGTCGCGGTCTACGACGTCGTCCGCGAGGCGATCGAACGCGCCCGCGACGGCGGCGGGCCGACGTTGATCGAGGCCGTCACCTACCGGAAGGGGCCACACACGACGACCGACGACCCCTCCCGGTACCGCGACGAGGACGAACCCGAGGAGTGGCCGGACCCGATCGAACGGACGCGGACGTACCTCGAACGGACCGTCGGCTGGACGGACGCGGACGACGAGGCGCTGCGCGAGCGGGCCCGGACCGCCGTCGAGGAGGCCGTCGAGGCGGCGGAGGCCGAGGCCGATCCCGACCCGGCGACGCTGTTCGACCACGTCCACTCGGACGGCCACCCGCGCTACGAACGCCAGCGCGAGCGCCTGCCCGAGGCGCCGCGGTCGCTCGACGGGTGA
- a CDS encoding MTH865 family protein: protein MADEAELREQFVDAFGGADFPVSNQMELVPALPNGPSTTFESGDLSLTAMELGTKLSSYQEFPYDNAEDLADDVIEGLKEEGEL, encoded by the coding sequence ATGGCAGACGAAGCCGAACTCAGAGAGCAGTTCGTCGACGCCTTCGGTGGCGCCGACTTCCCCGTGTCGAACCAGATGGAACTCGTGCCGGCGCTGCCGAACGGCCCGTCGACGACGTTCGAGTCCGGCGACCTCAGCCTCACCGCGATGGAACTCGGCACGAAGCTTTCGAGCTATCAGGAGTTCCCCTACGACAACGCCGAGGACCTCGCCGACGACGTCATCGAGGGCCTGAAAGAGGAAGGCGAACTGTAA
- a CDS encoding polyprenyl synthetase family protein has product MRETLAEWRPVIDEAIADLLPRDVDAEYLESFFGEPTYEYDPDGIQRALSDPIWDLLDRGGKRWRAVLFLVFVEAFGEDPADYLPYACIPEILHNGTIIVDDVEDEATMRRGEPALHHLYGRDVALNAGNAMYFLPLKVLTHDPADLPAERRLAAYEMLMDELNRTHLGQGMDICWHNERDVRVSREQYLEMCACKTGCLARIVARLAAIITDQPPEVEDAVARYAEHTAVAFQIGDDILDVENSLGRAGEFGKEFGNDVREGKKTLLVIHAIEEADPAAAHRLQEILAADENTDEEILEALSIIEGAGSIEYARERALDLAAEARAEVEDLDLEPGPTEELLEFTEFVVERDI; this is encoded by the coding sequence ATGCGGGAGACGCTTGCCGAGTGGCGGCCGGTGATAGACGAGGCCATCGCCGACCTCCTCCCACGTGACGTCGACGCCGAGTACCTCGAGTCGTTCTTCGGCGAGCCCACCTACGAGTACGATCCCGACGGCATCCAGCGCGCGCTCTCGGACCCGATCTGGGACCTCCTCGACCGCGGCGGGAAGCGCTGGCGCGCGGTGCTCTTTCTGGTCTTCGTCGAGGCGTTCGGCGAGGACCCCGCCGACTACCTCCCGTACGCCTGCATCCCGGAGATCCTCCACAACGGGACGATCATCGTCGACGACGTCGAGGACGAGGCGACGATGCGACGGGGCGAACCGGCGTTACACCACCTCTACGGTCGGGACGTCGCGCTCAACGCCGGCAACGCGATGTACTTCCTGCCGCTGAAGGTGCTCACCCACGACCCCGCCGACCTCCCGGCGGAGCGACGGCTGGCCGCCTACGAGATGCTGATGGACGAACTGAACCGCACCCACCTCGGACAGGGGATGGACATCTGCTGGCACAACGAGCGCGACGTCCGCGTCTCCCGCGAACAGTACCTCGAGATGTGCGCGTGCAAGACCGGCTGTCTCGCCCGGATCGTCGCCCGCCTCGCGGCGATCATCACCGACCAGCCCCCCGAGGTCGAGGACGCAGTCGCCCGCTACGCCGAGCACACCGCCGTCGCCTTCCAGATCGGCGACGACATCCTCGACGTCGAGAACTCCCTCGGGCGGGCCGGCGAGTTCGGCAAGGAGTTCGGCAACGACGTCCGCGAGGGCAAGAAGACCCTGCTGGTCATCCACGCCATCGAGGAGGCCGATCCCGCCGCCGCCCACCGCCTCCAGGAGATCCTCGCCGCCGACGAGAACACGGACGAGGAGATCCTCGAGGCGCTGTCGATCATCGAGGGGGCCGGCAGCATCGAGTACGCCCGCGAGCGCGCGCTCGACCTCGCCGCCGAGGCACGCGCCGAGGTCGAGGACCTCGACCTCGAACCCGGCCCGACCGAGGAACTGCTGGAGTTCACCGAGTTCGTCGTCGAGCGCGACATCTGA
- a CDS encoding DUF7541 family protein: MSDRSARAASPWPLLVALGLVLSEVGIVVDLFPVAVGGLVLFAWSVAGILAESGHVASPRALVAGFGGLFVLAGAAMVGVDAGAVPAGPAEGLVGLSSRGLAVAVAGAVAVVVGVGGRLRD, translated from the coding sequence ATGAGCGATCGCTCCGCACGGGCCGCGAGCCCGTGGCCGCTCCTCGTCGCGCTCGGCCTCGTCCTCTCGGAGGTCGGCATCGTCGTCGACCTCTTCCCGGTCGCCGTCGGGGGACTCGTGCTGTTCGCCTGGAGCGTCGCGGGCATCCTCGCCGAGTCGGGCCACGTCGCCAGCCCGCGGGCGCTCGTGGCGGGCTTCGGCGGCCTGTTCGTCCTCGCCGGGGCCGCGATGGTGGGCGTCGACGCCGGCGCGGTCCCCGCGGGGCCGGCCGAGGGGCTGGTCGGCCTGTCGAGTCGCGGCCTCGCGGTGGCCGTCGCCGGCGCCGTCGCGGTCGTCGTCGGCGTCGGCGGCCGGCTGCGCGACTGA
- a CDS encoding DUF6684 family protein has protein sequence MSRSAFDAEVRLDLAVNFIPFAILCFFVALFAAFNPWGFDLLRSGLQFAIVVVTATLLMLITYVGARAIEGDARRDEPETDWR, from the coding sequence ATGAGTCGGAGCGCGTTCGACGCGGAGGTCAGGCTCGACCTCGCGGTCAACTTCATCCCGTTCGCGATCCTCTGTTTCTTCGTCGCGCTGTTCGCCGCGTTCAACCCGTGGGGGTTCGACCTCCTGCGCTCGGGGCTGCAGTTCGCCATCGTGGTCGTGACGGCCACCCTCCTCATGCTGATCACGTACGTCGGGGCCCGTGCCATCGAGGGCGACGCGCGCCGGGACGAACCGGAGACCGACTGGCGGTGA
- a CDS encoding DUF7520 family protein has protein sequence MSDAPPTATGRRAVLALACGLVTAGAAFGGVLGRFVPAQTGVEEVTVLAVTVAISPATLALYGAAAVGALVGLGLLAVEVASRFDDGAA, from the coding sequence GTGAGCGACGCCCCGCCGACCGCGACGGGCCGGCGCGCCGTCCTCGCGCTCGCGTGCGGGCTGGTGACCGCGGGGGCCGCCTTCGGCGGCGTCCTCGGCCGGTTCGTCCCCGCCCAGACCGGCGTCGAGGAGGTCACGGTGCTCGCGGTCACGGTCGCGATTTCGCCGGCGACGCTCGCCCTCTACGGCGCCGCGGCCGTCGGCGCGCTCGTCGGACTCGGCCTCCTCGCCGTCGAGGTCGCCTCGCGGTTCGACGACGGGGCCGCGTAA
- a CDS encoding methylmalonyl-CoA mutase family protein produces MYDDEDLAAIREAESEWEAETLDPTLERFGERQDRFATVSNLGVDRLYTPDDVADLDYLEDLGFPGRPPYTRGPYPTMYRGRTWTMRQFAGFGTAEETNDRFHYLIEQGQTGLSTAFDMPTLMGIDSDDSMADGEVGKEGVAVDTLRDVEILFDGIDLGEVSTSFTINPSAPVIYAMYVALADQQGVPREQIRGTLQNDMFKEFIAQKEWVIPPEPSLDLVTDVVEFSAAETPKFHPISVSGYHIREAGSTAVQELAFTLADGFGYVEDGIERGLDVDDFAPRLSFFFNCHNSFFEEVAKFRAARRIYARVMDDWYDAETPESKRLKFHTQTAGQSLTAQQPLNNVVRVTIQALAGVLGGTQSLHTNSFDEALALPGEKAVRVALRTQQIIAEESGVADIVDPLGGSFAVEALTDEIEQRAMRYIEEIREMGEGSVRDGILQGIDDGYFLREIQEASYEYQERVEAGEEVVVGVNEYTIEEDTSPDILQVDETAQETQLARLEEVKAERDDAAVEASLEALSEAIEAGENTMPYIVDAVKTYATMGEIMGVFEDHHGAFSEQIGLA; encoded by the coding sequence ATGTACGACGATGAGGATCTCGCGGCGATCCGCGAGGCCGAATCGGAGTGGGAAGCCGAGACGCTCGATCCCACCCTCGAGCGCTTCGGCGAACGCCAGGACCGGTTCGCCACCGTCTCGAACCTCGGGGTCGACCGGCTCTACACCCCCGACGACGTCGCGGACCTCGACTACCTCGAAGACCTCGGCTTCCCCGGCCGGCCGCCGTACACGCGCGGCCCGTACCCGACGATGTACCGCGGGCGGACGTGGACGATGCGCCAGTTCGCCGGCTTCGGCACCGCCGAGGAGACCAACGACCGCTTTCACTACCTGATCGAGCAGGGCCAGACGGGGCTGTCGACGGCGTTCGACATGCCGACGCTGATGGGCATCGACTCCGACGACTCGATGGCAGACGGCGAAGTGGGCAAGGAGGGCGTCGCGGTCGACACCCTCCGTGACGTGGAGATCCTCTTCGACGGGATCGACCTCGGGGAGGTCTCGACCTCCTTTACGATCAACCCCTCCGCGCCGGTCATCTACGCGATGTACGTCGCGCTGGCCGACCAGCAGGGCGTCCCGCGCGAGCAGATCCGCGGCACCCTCCAGAACGACATGTTCAAGGAGTTCATCGCCCAGAAGGAGTGGGTCATCCCGCCGGAGCCCTCGCTGGACCTCGTCACCGACGTCGTCGAGTTCAGCGCCGCCGAGACGCCGAAGTTCCACCCCATCTCGGTGTCGGGCTACCACATCCGCGAGGCCGGTTCGACCGCCGTCCAGGAACTCGCCTTCACCCTCGCGGACGGCTTCGGCTACGTCGAAGACGGGATAGAGCGCGGGCTGGACGTCGACGACTTCGCGCCCCGACTGTCTTTCTTCTTCAACTGCCACAACTCCTTCTTCGAGGAGGTCGCGAAGTTCCGCGCCGCCCGGCGCATCTACGCGCGGGTGATGGACGACTGGTACGACGCCGAAACGCCCGAATCGAAACGACTCAAGTTCCACACCCAGACGGCGGGCCAGTCGCTGACCGCCCAGCAGCCGCTGAACAACGTCGTCCGGGTGACGATCCAGGCGCTCGCGGGCGTCCTCGGCGGCACCCAGAGCCTGCACACCAACAGCTTCGACGAGGCGCTCGCCCTGCCAGGCGAGAAGGCGGTGCGCGTCGCCTTGCGGACCCAGCAGATCATCGCCGAGGAGTCGGGCGTCGCCGACATCGTCGACCCGCTCGGCGGCTCGTTCGCCGTCGAGGCGCTCACCGACGAGATCGAACAGCGGGCGATGCGCTACATCGAGGAGATCCGCGAGATGGGCGAGGGGTCGGTCCGCGACGGCATCCTGCAGGGGATCGACGACGGCTACTTCCTCCGGGAGATCCAGGAGGCCTCCTACGAGTACCAGGAGCGCGTCGAGGCCGGCGAGGAGGTCGTCGTCGGCGTCAACGAGTACACCATCGAGGAGGACACCAGCCCCGACATCCTCCAGGTCGACGAGACCGCCCAGGAGACACAGCTCGCCCGGCTGGAGGAGGTCAAAGCCGAGCGCGACGACGCGGCCGTCGAGGCGTCCCTCGAAGCGCTCTCGGAGGCGATCGAGGCGGGCGAGAACACGATGCCGTACATCGTCGACGCCGTCAAGACGTACGCGACGATGGGCGAGATCATGGGCGTCTTCGAGGACCACCACGGCGCGTTCAGCGAGCAGATCGGGCTGGCCTGA